The following proteins come from a genomic window of Corallococcus sp. NCRR:
- a CDS encoding GlsB/YeaQ/YmgE family stress response membrane protein, with protein sequence MTICSWLMLGGIAGWLASIIKGTNARMGMFANIFAGIVGAMLGGWVFSFFGGSGVTGFNLYSLLVATVGAVILLSILQAIRK encoded by the coding sequence ATGACTATCTGCTCGTGGCTGATGTTGGGCGGTATCGCGGGCTGGCTGGCCAGCATCATCAAGGGCACCAACGCCCGGATGGGGATGTTCGCCAACATCTTCGCCGGCATCGTGGGTGCCATGCTGGGCGGCTGGGTGTTCAGCTTCTTCGGCGGCAGCGGCGTGACGGGCTTCAACCTGTACTCGTTGCTGGTGGCCACGGTGGGCGCGGTCATCCTGCTGTCCATCCTGCAAGCCATCCGGAAATAG